Within the Hevea brasiliensis isolate MT/VB/25A 57/8 chromosome 2, ASM3005281v1, whole genome shotgun sequence genome, the region TTCACTGGACCACTGACGGATACCAGATAATATCAGCAAGCCCAGATAAAACTGTCAGAGCATGGGATATTGAGACAGGGAAACAGATTAAGAAAATGGCAGAGCACTCATCTTTTGTAAATTCATGCTGTCCTTCACGGAGGGGGCCGCCACTTGTTGTCAGTGGATCTGATGATGGAACTGCAAAACTTTGGGACATGCGGCAGAGGGGCGCAATCCAAACATTTCCAGATAAATACCAAATCACAGCAGTCAGTTTTTCTGATGCATCAGATAAGATCTTCACAGGTGGTATAGACAATGATGTTAAGGTTTGGGACTTGCGCAAAGGTGAAGTAACCATGAAACTTGAAGGCCATCAAGACATGATAACTGGCATGCAGTTGAGTCCCGATGGCTCATATCTTCTTACTAATGGTATGGACTGCAAGCTCTGCATTTGGGATATGCGTCCTTATGCACCACAGAATCGctgtgttaaggtactggaaggGCACCAACACAACTTTGAAAAGAACTTGTTGAAATGCAGCTGGTCACCTGATGGAAGCAAGGTTACTGCTGGTAGTTCAGATCGGATGGTCTATATATGGGACACAACTTCTCGACGCATACTGTATAAACTCCCTGGCCACGCTGGGTCTGTCAATGAGTGTGTCTTCCACCCTACTGAGCCTATTGTTggatcttgcagtagtgataaaCAGATTTATCTTGGGGAGATCTGATTACCATGTTATCAATATGCGAAAATGAATAAACTTCAGAAGTGAGAATATTTTGGAGGCCTAAGTGACGGTACCCTGCAAATTTGTTGAATAGAATGTATTCGTGCTGTAGTTTTTTTTTGGCTGAGTTTGACTTCTTAGCTGATAATGCTATTTGATTTGCTTAAAGTAGCTCAAGTACTCTTACCTGGCCCcgaaatgtcaaattcttaaggTTGGTATTTGCTTCTTGGTGGAATTGTGCTACTGAAATCTTTGTTTGtaagaattaaaataaactatTTCTAAGTCAATTGCTATTGCAAAACATGATCAAATTTGCATCTGTATACTTGTGCATTGGACTTTCTGTATGGAATAGCTTTAGTTAATCACTGGCAGGTTCTCAGTAGGTGATGGTTCAAAGGAAACGTGTAAGAAGCAGCTTTTTTAGCTTTAGTATAATTCAGTTTGATCTGTTGAATGCGGAATGATGCCAGAGTTTGTTTCTGTGGTCTTCTCAGACAGCGAGGCAAGCTATGGTTGTCATTCCTGATGCTTGAAGCTAGGTCTAACCACTGTGCGATCAGGATCATGAATTGGTCCGGTCAAATTGGTCTTGGAACTGGGTATTGCCAGAACCGTTACCAAGAGGGGCCTAATCTACTCCCCTCCCAACCATTGAATCGGATCGGACTGAAACCGCCAATTAAGAGACGGAATTTCTGGATGAATTAATTTTAGGTGTTGTTAATTTGCGAATTGTAATTTGTTGTAATTTTCTGGTAGTAATTATGTGCTTTGAATTGTTCTGGTTTTGAGTCTGTTCCTCAAGGAACTTATTATTCTCAGGGGAAATGTGCCGGAGTTGAGGGAGAGGGTGCTGGGATTGAGAAAGTGTGAGTAAGGGTAATATGGTCATTTTCACTCAATGACGGTATTTTTGGATCGAGGAACTTCGAACTTCGACGGAAAAAACAAAAGATTAAACCGTTGAGTTTTAAAATAAAggcataatttttctttttaagcaGTAAAAGATGCTTATATTAttaaaagaattaataattttctttcatatgtaatttgtcaataattctatattttaattttttattataaaatttaaattatattttcattatatttAGTTACTAACATTTGAATTCAGCTTTCCCTTAAAAACAATAAATTCAGCTACACTTAATTTCTAAAATAacgaaaatttaattttttagaaaggtttagttgagttgagttgaatttaTGTAAATTATAACCGAAGTAAACATACCAATATTCATGTGGTGCCGAGAACAACCAAACCTTAAGAAAAGAATTGAACATCTTTCTATGTGAACTCAAGAAAAGAATTGAACATCTTTCTATGTGAACTCAACAATTACCATCCCAAAGGTCAAATACTAAGTTTTACTTCTATCTATCCGAGGACCAAGTCTGAATAAATTTTTGAATATACTCATCCCATCTCGTTAGATTCCCAAGACTTTTTTGAGTTGGACACTACAACAACAGAAGAATACAGAGTAGTCACATCTGAAGGTAACAGTGGACCATGGTACAAAAGTTTTTATGGAGATATTGGACTTGAAGACTCGGATTATTACAATTTTAATCTGATCCTAGTCCAAACTCACCTTGACTCTCAATGCTAATATGACCTGGTTCTTAGAATGCTATCCAAGCATTTTTAATAATGTGTGTACTAGAttattctctcttttttttttataaatatgtcTGTACTAAAAGTAAGTTGTGTCTATACTAAAAGTAAGAGTGGCGATAGTACCTGAACTACATCACATGTTAGAATCCTATATTAAGCTTGTCTGTTTGCTCTCTCCCTCTCTATATAAAGGGAAGCTTGTATCAATTgaaagcagaagaagaagaaaaaataccAGCTCTTTTATCCATCTCTATGGCTTATTAAAATTCTCCCTTTCTCCTGAAAGTTTAATATGATATCTTATACATTCATCCCTCAGTAAAGTATGAGTATGCTCTACACTTATCTTTCTTAAGGATTCTGCATAACAGAAAATGCTCAAATATTGATCCTTTGCTACGGTCTCTTTAATCTGGTATTATATAACAATACAAAAAGGCATCGCCATGAGATTTTAGGTCATGAGGCTCGGTTGTTCTCAACACCGCATGAGTATTGTTATGTTTTATTCAGGTTAAGGAGCTTTCGACCAACGTTGGTATCAAAGCCTTGTTGTTGTTAAAGAGGGGAGTatgaataagataaaataaaagatGAGTAGGGAGAATTCGGTAAATATGTCTTGCCAAACACCAATACCATCTTCAACCTTACTCACTGAATCGCCTTCCCTAACATTGCTAATCTTACCTCTCACTTTCCCTGTCTCCCTCTTGTAGAAGAACTTTAGCCAATAAAATAGATAACCTAATAGAAATTTCTCATATACCTGAAAATGCTCGAGTTAAAGAATCTGTCCTTCATCTCCTAAACCCTTATAATATCTATAGGAGAACTGGCTCTCTCACCCAAAGCATCCAATCTATCATCTCCTCTAAGAGATTTACTACAAAGGAGTACATATAGACTTCTCGTCTGGATCAGTATTCTTTATGCTCAACTATCGCAGAATAATATGTCACACTTGAGATTCCAGCTTCTTTTATTCCTCAATGAAGAAGCTAGGGTTATTCTCATTTGCATTTTAGAGTTGTCTGCATAATCTTGACACTCAATGGAAGACAAGGCTTGCTAGTCACGGCTAGACTCTCTCTTTTAGATACTCATTTTCTCCACTACGAGCATGCTGTTATTGAAACTTGCATCACTACTCTCTATGCTAGGAATATAGtgcttacctttttttttttttccaaattacaATATTTCTTTGCAAGATCCCAATCTCTCTACAGTTTTAAAGGTCTAAGTTCAACTTGTTGGAGTAGAATAGACTGTGTTTTCTATGTCAGCAACTCTTCATCATCAGATCATTTTAGGCTCTAGGATCATGCTATTGATTAATCACAATCGGAGTCTCTTCAGATGCCTTATACTTTCTGACTGACACAGAAACTACGCCTACTATCATCCAGATCCCCTAAAAATTGTCTAGGGATGAATTAGTAAAGCTAATTCCAAAAGAATGacttattaattatgaaaagCTCCACAACAATTTCCCTCCAGTCCAAGCTTCTGAACCCACTTTCTATAAATAAGAAGATGAAACTATTAAGATAGTATTTAAGACTTCAAATGATGCTTCTAGTTCTTCAGCAACACTGGCCATCTTTCATTCTTATATGGTTGCCCTTGTACGAGGAAAGCATGATAAGCCCCTATTGTCTCATTTCATTCTGATGGACTTCCAGTCTACATAGAAAAAATAAATGGACACTTTATATGGAATGTTCCTGAATCTGGtagatgtgatgaatgatgtaGATGCGAATACGAATTTGATGATGATGATTATCCCACTCCGAGGAGAAGAAGGTCCAAAAAAAAGCAATCCTCTTCTTGCAAACATTTAACACCTAGAAGGGATTCCTCTCCTAACTCTAgccttgtaacaccccaaaaaattttaaatttattattttatgagtgatattgatattttaattttatttaaattttaagaaaattatttaagatttttcggattttaaaaatcgggttcaatttttcgaaaatatgaactttgatgatttttaaaaattaatttaaagaccacgtggcaaaactaaaaatatatttggagtttacgaatttttctgagttttctgaaattttttcagaatttttggacctcatttttgGTCCTAAGGCagagaaaaaaattcaaaattttatattctgaatcgaaccggtcgaatcgaatcggaccggcctttcttcttcctttttcttcctctcctGCGCGCGTTTTTCTTCTTCTcattctctcccgttttctctctcctccctcctccccttgccgtgccgctacctcccctgccaccccagtcCACTGACGCCGCCCATTTCAGCCGGCACCGAACACCGGAAAAGGCGCTGAGTGACGCGACGCGCGACCCTTCGTCTTCCAGGCCAaaatctggccgatccggccaccaatcggactgggtcttgtgtctaaatctatctactcgtcgagagctttccatagacaccaagaacactgaaattcattgagcggtttgtccaatttttgcccgggaagttttagcccattttgacttttgggctagatttctcacaaattgtAAACCtcacgagaaaatcgagagtaccagagcgctccactcatcgagagcttcgtggggatataaatttcaaaatttttcgacaccgtttttcggtgggtcctacggaacttcgcagtgtttttccgagtattaaatgagcttagaaaatttcgtaaaaattttatactaacccccgtgttgtgggcttcgtgtaggtatcctcaattcgcggaaattcgacagttgtcctggTTTGTAAATTTCCGGCCAGCCAGAcccgctaccggaaaagtctccgaattggatcgaggttttgggtaccccaccattgtcagacatcccgagcacgttcccgaagttggaatcggcaaaggtaaacccgaaccttgttttttcgtaattttctagtgcttaaataggattaaaaatttataaaatatttatggtagctcagaaaattatgattctttttgcaatagcctagtaatattgctaaggatcgcggggcaaagttttagaatttttagagcttatttgggtagtttttgcaaaaatgatcaattataaggactaaattgaaattttacatattatgatagatgactgatttgatgggcccaggaggggctgtgtgatgtgattgagttgtggatatatggattgtgaatatagaagtgtgttttgagcccttttgcaggttgggtaggtcctaggtataggggagactctaccggattttcggcacgacttaggatgtatttggttttttcatgatttgtattgagtcaattgtgttaaaaaaaattgtaatgtaattgttaggtgagccgggacagccttcttcctccgcccagccgccacagtgatcgctgtcaagtctgtgagtaaaatattaattttaattgtaatttcgatattattatatgtttaagcatgcccatgcatcacttatatgtatgtatctatgtagttaaactctaggcacgttttatgttgcattcataactgttgaagtgccatggatgttgttgtgataattttgagtagtgtgcgtgcgttggcgtgcgtgtgatgtggtgtggactatggataggacaggtagacatggcttgagatcttcgctgggacctggtccttcggggtagacacggcttgagttcttcgctgggacctcgatttggttattaagtgaaagtccaagctgagttcttcgctagcacaggttggatttaagagagctgtgtaggggatcagctcccatatattattattgatattactgggtgcgtgagtgctccagattacctttttgctgttatgatgtgaatttattactgatgttgcatttcactttataggatgcattagttttagatagttatagagattatgtttaaaatcGATATTTTAtcctctgagtcgaacgctcactcctgttcaatattttttcaggctacaggaggattttattgtggttaacctgcttttcttccttACAGGTcatctattcatgtttgtgtaattctgtaaacttctagaatttccgcatgtgttagaaatatttaattaatttgggtctgtaataaaaattgttattttggacctgtaaa harbors:
- the LOC110633812 gene encoding uncharacterized protein LOC110633812, coding for MQVVPREGDNALSVSGPRPMEWSTVPYTGPQGPGPNGKQRTSSLESPIMLLTGHQSAVYTMKFNPAGNVIASGSHDREIFLWYVHGECKNFMVLKGHKNAVLDLHWTTDGYQIISASPDKTVRAWDIETGKQIKKMAEHSSFVNSCCPSRRGPPLVVSGSDDGTAKLWDMRQRGAIQTFPDKYQITAVSFSDASDKIFTGGIDNDVKVWDLRKGEVTMKLEGHQDMITGMQLSPDGSYLLTNGMDCKLCIWDMRPYAPQNRCVKVLEGHQHNFEKNLLKCSWSPDGSKVTAGSSDRMVYIWDTTSRRILYKLPGHAGSVNECVFHPTEPIVGSCSSDKQIYLGEI